The following are from one region of the Rosistilla carotiformis genome:
- a CDS encoding choice-of-anchor Q domain-containing protein: MLSAKKYIDGFTSRISEKRKTRGARTASRTRRRLGLLEQLEDRRVLATFPPVDVSGLISSINTANANAEDDVIDLGGGTFTLTAIDNDPSGPNAGDAANGLPVVRADGGNSLTIMNGTIERDQTGGTPEFRILSVGGGADLTIQDTVIQGGDLSSSTNTDLGGGIRSTGTLTVIGSSLTSNTPSGLESSGTATIINSTIAANTGAGIVNKGSMSVANTTISGTLGESSNGLLNYGLLGKNADLAVLNSTIANNSGWGITNSTILFGNATLSIHNSILSGNTGGDFSATGSGGGPSTKTGSNNLADQANFPGRIAAVTNFDASLADNGGPTQTHALLPDSNAIDAGDNAFAINPGPDATIGGGDDTPLVMDQRGTGFARIVGGTVDIGAFEFFVETPSLVVTTKSDVVDNTDNLTSLREAIAFANQTPNTLDEITFGDGSSLTGGTDFTNLNADTITLGGTELTISSDITITGPGADLLTVSGNDASRVFDIANGDHDVTLDSFSIADGSVGGSFGGGIRNHSTGTLTITDAVVSDSSGGSGGGIYQADGTLHVERTTLRNNTGTHDGGGIYIDGGTVSLVDSWVADNTAAGLSGGGIRLNGGTLTVIGSTISGNMATTGYGGGINSSGTVAIINSTVSGNTANSLGGGIFSGGSRSLTVVNSTVTGNTAGSASSGGGIRQSSTSTVTIVNSIVAGNTTGGATPDDISGTIDTTNSASNIVGDSGSAGGLTDGTNNNQVGVDAGTVLATNLADNGGPTRTHALVANSPAIDAGDNDLATDNGTSGGMALATDQRGENRILGGTVDIGAFELTPPAPKNVNLSLSSNTGTEAAETIITVTATADSPVSSDQTVVVNVTGTGITSSDFDQLTATITISAGSNTGTADFTIQNDTLVEPTETAIFILSNPSAGLTLGATTSGTVAITDNDTYDTEVTLVSGVLTIQDINGGTSSDDLSISYAGGTYTITDNGGLAITTGIAGATGDGTDTVTIPGSGVTGIRFDLLGGDDLVTVTSVQAALSGGFTITGGAGFDRAVVDGTIATTGIGAVNITTSGPIVLNSGSSVTTVNGGITLDANSAGAQMARFIGLDANNTLIQTTGTGNIQLLGHGAATDSGTSDLYGVDLRGGTRVRSTATGSSAGMIAITGVGGNAAANNFGVRILGSTTEVSSVDGDILINGTGGNGSSLNNHGILASGGRIESTGAGENAASIVITGIGGRGPTGDDGVRIDGFQVSSVAGEITITGTGNGEAPDFRASGASIIGGGTATGAITINANSIALQGTTNVQSTAALTIQPRTAGTTIGIGGGTGDLNLDDTELGMLSDGFSSITIGDASSGDIDINTATFHDALNLITGGEVHDLTGADLNMSGGDTVTVDGTVTPGQSPGVLEVTGDFAFADDSTFEVEIGGTSPGTTNNNHDQIDASGSVSIGSGVVLDLVAVGSFAIQRVGGESFEIINRTGGTGMFDGLDEGDTVSTNFFGSGLSATITYLGGDGDDVVIQVEPPQADISITKDDGVTSAVPGRDVLTYTIVVSNAGPNDDPAVSVTDVIPAALTATYTASASGGASGNTAAGSGDLSELLSLPAGSSVTYTVTASIDPSATGTLANTATATASVVDPDGTNNTATDDDTVLMPAADLSITKTDGQGTAIPGDSVTYTIVVTNNGPSDVTGATVSDTFPAILSGVTYTSVTTGTVNGNTASGSDDISDTVDMSVGATITYTVTGTIDSGATGSLANTATVSSAIDTNSANNSATDTDTLTPQADISITKDDGVTSAVPGQDALTYTIVVSNAGPSDDPAVLVTDVFPAALTATYTSIASGGASGNTAAGTGDLSETLSMPAGSSVTYTVSASINPRATGTLSNTAIATASVTDSDVTNNSATDNDTLLTPMADLSIVMSDSPDPVAPGGTLTYSYNVVNNGPSAAQGATLSFSLDPALTPSRSPWSVGEPIAPGQGAFLVFTSTVAVAATGTLTSGVTVSSSTPDPDTSNNSDLGITQVGGLDYGDAPTGGVIGSPPDSYPTLIAQNGARHVIVPGAPVLGAGIDKEADAQPNATATGDDADAEGDDEDGVAFDSDLIAGALADITVTASAAGGLLNAFVDFNADGDWADAGEQIFTDQPLAAGANSLSFTVPADAMPTGTFARFRIDTGGGLSYDGQAADGEVEDYAVEIQIRTVDLQVSTTAGSEAGQTQITVTAKADGPVIGNQTVDIAVTGTDIELSDYTLSGTQIQIADGETEGSVTFTVLNDDLVEAAETATLTISGPSTGIQLGATTSTDIVIADNDYATLSIDDAEILEGNSGETLMQFTVTLNGQLSTTISPGFETIDGSASGGHVPSVDYQDANSHLSFSPSTATTQTKTITIKINGDTEIEPDETFDVELSPLDNSSGLDIRVVPGKGRATGTILNDDVPLGPQLFFKQVLDERVWLGVNDISPDGIIVFAWGTETGETYLPQYGVTLGIANATLISLAEGGADGTTSGIIPIPFTPEGQAYLFQAFEMAPNPQVTNVLPLNIAGSPVAVMSNNAAPEPIAELPNFTATVGKPFEFDIADDPFVDPDSETPLFYNARQTDGAPLPEWLDFDPANLSFHSHAIPESGQWSITVTATDRGTPVQFTSTTFVLRAIADRSVWQNRSEAVDVNGDGNTTPVDALIVLNHLNSVDDPSLSAQRADGEFQIDVNGDHQVTPIDALRVLNWLNQSAAASNVLVAPSGEYHGDEEEHAESANLNDAAFANAPKIGSLDSFSVTTAFSQTHDGANVDEVNDQDDQQESKEEYEERVDKIFADVF; the protein is encoded by the coding sequence ATGCTCTCTGCGAAAAAATATATCGACGGCTTCACTTCACGAATTTCGGAAAAGCGCAAGACGCGAGGGGCTCGCACCGCGTCGCGGACACGTCGCCGATTGGGATTGCTGGAGCAATTGGAAGATCGGCGTGTGCTGGCGACCTTCCCGCCGGTCGATGTTAGTGGACTGATTTCCAGTATCAATACCGCCAATGCCAACGCGGAAGACGATGTGATCGATCTGGGGGGCGGAACATTTACGCTCACAGCGATTGACAACGATCCGAGTGGGCCGAATGCTGGCGATGCGGCGAACGGGTTGCCGGTGGTTAGGGCGGATGGTGGTAATTCGCTGACGATTATGAACGGCACCATCGAACGGGATCAGACGGGCGGCACGCCGGAATTTCGGATTCTCAGCGTCGGCGGCGGGGCGGATCTCACGATTCAGGACACCGTCATTCAGGGCGGCGATCTGTCGTCATCCACCAACACGGACCTCGGCGGAGGAATTCGCTCGACCGGCACGCTGACCGTCATCGGAAGTTCGCTCACGTCCAATACTCCCAGCGGCCTGGAGAGCAGCGGGACAGCGACGATCATCAATAGCACCATTGCGGCAAATACTGGCGCCGGAATCGTAAACAAAGGGTCGATGTCGGTTGCAAACACAACAATTTCCGGCACCTTGGGCGAATCGAGCAACGGATTGCTTAACTACGGATTATTGGGAAAAAACGCCGATTTGGCGGTACTGAACAGCACCATCGCGAACAACTCTGGGTGGGGGATCACGAATTCCACAATTTTGTTTGGCAACGCAACTTTGTCCATCCACAATAGCATTCTGTCGGGCAACACGGGCGGCGACTTCTCCGCAACAGGGTCGGGCGGAGGACCATCGACCAAGACCGGCAGCAACAACCTGGCGGATCAGGCGAACTTCCCCGGCCGCATTGCCGCCGTCACGAACTTCGATGCCAGCCTGGCCGACAACGGCGGTCCCACGCAGACTCACGCCCTGCTGCCCGACAGCAACGCCATCGACGCCGGCGACAACGCCTTCGCCATCAATCCCGGCCCCGACGCCACCATCGGCGGTGGCGACGACACGCCGCTGGTCATGGACCAGCGAGGTACGGGATTCGCCCGAATCGTTGGCGGCACGGTCGACATCGGCGCGTTTGAATTCTTTGTCGAAACGCCCAGTCTGGTCGTGACCACCAAAAGCGATGTCGTCGACAACACCGACAACCTGACCAGCCTGCGGGAAGCGATTGCGTTTGCGAATCAGACACCCAATACGCTGGACGAAATCACTTTCGGCGACGGCAGCAGCCTGACCGGTGGAACCGACTTTACAAATCTCAATGCGGACACCATCACGCTCGGAGGCACAGAACTGACGATCTCTTCCGACATCACCATCACCGGCCCCGGAGCCGACCTGCTGACAGTCAGTGGCAACGATGCCAGCCGCGTGTTTGATATCGCGAACGGCGATCACGACGTGACGCTCGATTCGTTCTCGATTGCCGACGGAAGCGTTGGGGGTAGTTTCGGCGGCGGAATTCGCAATCATTCGACCGGCACGCTGACGATCACCGACGCGGTTGTGTCCGACAGCAGCGGTGGCTCCGGTGGAGGCATCTACCAGGCGGACGGCACACTCCACGTGGAACGCACCACGTTGCGCAACAACACGGGCACTCACGACGGTGGCGGGATCTACATCGATGGTGGTACTGTGTCGCTGGTCGACAGTTGGGTGGCGGATAACACGGCTGCCGGTTTATCTGGCGGCGGAATCCGCCTCAACGGCGGCACGCTCACGGTGATCGGCAGCACGATTTCCGGAAACATGGCAACGACCGGTTATGGCGGGGGGATCAACTCGTCCGGCACCGTCGCCATTATCAACAGCACCGTCTCCGGCAACACGGCGAATTCACTTGGTGGCGGAATCTTCAGCGGCGGATCGCGTTCGTTGACCGTGGTCAACTCGACCGTAACCGGCAATACCGCTGGCAGCGCTTCCAGCGGTGGCGGCATCCGTCAGAGTTCCACTAGCACGGTCACGATCGTCAACAGCATCGTGGCCGGCAACACGACTGGCGGAGCAACACCCGACGACATTAGCGGAACGATCGACACCACGAACTCCGCATCCAACATCGTCGGCGACTCTGGTTCCGCCGGCGGACTGACGGACGGCACCAACAACAACCAGGTCGGCGTCGACGCGGGCACCGTCCTCGCAACGAACCTCGCCGACAACGGCGGCCCCACGCGAACCCACGCCCTCGTCGCCAACTCCCCTGCCATCGATGCGGGGGACAACGATCTGGCCACCGACAATGGCACGTCCGGCGGGATGGCCCTGGCGACCGACCAGCGTGGTGAGAATCGCATCCTCGGCGGCACGGTCGATATCGGCGCGTTTGAATTGACGCCCCCCGCGCCGAAGAACGTGAACCTGTCACTCAGCAGCAATACGGGTACCGAAGCCGCTGAAACAATCATCACGGTGACCGCCACGGCGGATTCGCCAGTCAGTAGTGATCAAACGGTGGTGGTCAATGTCACCGGCACCGGCATTACGTCGAGCGACTTCGATCAACTGACGGCCACGATCACCATCTCGGCCGGATCGAACACCGGCACGGCGGACTTCACCATTCAGAACGATACGCTGGTCGAACCGACCGAAACGGCGATCTTTATCCTCTCGAATCCCTCCGCCGGCCTGACGCTGGGCGCGACCACGTCGGGCACCGTTGCGATCACCGACAACGATACGTACGACACGGAAGTCACGCTTGTTTCAGGTGTGTTGACGATTCAGGATATCAACGGCGGCACGTCCAGCGACGACCTGAGCATCAGCTACGCCGGAGGAACTTACACGATTACCGACAACGGTGGATTGGCCATCACGACCGGGATTGCCGGGGCAACAGGTGATGGCACGGATACCGTCACGATTCCAGGATCAGGTGTGACCGGGATTCGGTTTGATCTGCTGGGTGGCGATGACCTGGTCACCGTTACTAGTGTTCAGGCGGCGTTATCTGGTGGGTTCACCATTACGGGGGGAGCAGGTTTCGACCGGGCGGTTGTGGACGGCACGATCGCCACCACCGGGATCGGAGCGGTGAACATCACGACTTCGGGACCAATTGTCCTGAACAGTGGTTCCAGCGTTACGACAGTCAACGGCGGCATTACGCTCGATGCGAATTCGGCGGGTGCTCAAATGGCGCGCTTCATCGGGTTGGACGCAAACAACACCCTGATTCAAACGACGGGAACTGGCAATATCCAGCTACTGGGCCACGGCGCGGCCACTGACAGTGGCACCTCGGACCTTTACGGCGTCGACCTGCGAGGCGGGACTCGTGTCCGTTCGACAGCGACCGGTTCCAGTGCGGGAATGATCGCGATCACCGGGGTCGGCGGAAATGCGGCGGCCAATAATTTCGGCGTGCGAATTCTGGGCAGCACCACGGAGGTCAGCAGTGTCGATGGCGACATCCTGATCAACGGGACGGGCGGCAACGGATCGAGCTTGAACAATCATGGTATTTTAGCGAGTGGCGGAAGAATCGAATCGACAGGTGCGGGGGAGAACGCAGCCTCGATCGTCATCACCGGAATCGGCGGCCGCGGCCCGACTGGAGATGACGGTGTACGAATCGATGGTTTTCAGGTAAGCAGCGTAGCTGGCGAGATCACGATCACTGGCACTGGCAACGGAGAAGCACCTGATTTCCGGGCCAGTGGCGCCAGCATTATCGGCGGCGGGACCGCCACGGGCGCGATCACGATCAACGCCAATTCGATCGCGTTGCAGGGCACCACCAATGTTCAGTCGACCGCTGCGTTGACCATCCAGCCTCGCACGGCGGGTACGACCATCGGCATCGGCGGCGGCACGGGCGATCTAAACCTCGACGACACGGAACTGGGAATGCTCAGCGACGGTTTCAGCAGCATCACGATCGGCGATGCCAGCAGCGGTGACATCGACATCAACACCGCGACATTCCATGACGCGTTGAACCTGATCACCGGCGGTGAGGTCCATGATCTTACTGGCGCAGATCTCAACATGTCCGGTGGCGACACAGTAACCGTTGATGGCACAGTTACTCCCGGTCAATCGCCCGGTGTTCTAGAGGTCACTGGCGACTTTGCTTTTGCAGACGACAGCACCTTCGAAGTCGAAATTGGTGGGACTTCGCCGGGGACTACCAACAACAATCACGATCAGATCGACGCCTCGGGTTCCGTCAGCATTGGATCGGGCGTTGTCCTGGATCTGGTCGCCGTCGGATCTTTCGCGATCCAACGCGTCGGTGGCGAATCATTCGAGATCATCAACCGCACGGGCGGAACGGGGATGTTTGACGGGCTGGACGAAGGCGACACCGTGAGTACAAACTTCTTCGGCTCCGGCCTCTCGGCCACCATTACCTACCTGGGTGGCGACGGCGACGATGTGGTGATCCAAGTGGAACCGCCGCAGGCGGACATCTCGATCACCAAAGACGACGGGGTCACTTCCGCAGTCCCTGGCCGGGACGTGCTTACGTACACCATCGTCGTCAGCAACGCCGGACCGAACGATGACCCTGCCGTTTCGGTCACCGACGTCATTCCTGCGGCGCTAACGGCCACATATACCGCCAGCGCCTCAGGCGGCGCGTCGGGCAACACCGCTGCAGGTTCAGGAGACCTATCCGAATTGCTCAGCCTGCCTGCTGGCAGCTCAGTGACTTATACCGTGACCGCGAGTATCGATCCGAGCGCGACCGGAACGCTGGCCAATACTGCCACCGCGACCGCTTCTGTCGTTGACCCCGACGGCACGAATAATACCGCGACGGACGACGACACGGTGCTGATGCCTGCGGCGGATTTGTCGATCACCAAGACCGACGGCCAGGGCACTGCGATTCCAGGCGATTCGGTAACTTATACGATCGTGGTCACGAACAACGGCCCCAGCGACGTGACGGGGGCAACGGTGTCCGATACCTTCCCAGCCATCTTATCGGGAGTTACCTACACCAGCGTGACCACAGGAACCGTCAATGGTAACACGGCCTCCGGTTCAGACGACATCAGCGATACCGTGGACATGAGCGTTGGTGCCACGATCACTTACACCGTGACTGGAACGATCGATTCCGGAGCGACCGGATCGTTGGCCAATACGGCGACGGTATCTAGCGCCATCGATACGAATTCCGCGAACAACAGCGCGACGGATACCGATACGCTCACGCCGCAGGCGGACATCTCGATCACCAAAGACGACGGGGTCACTTCCGCCGTCCCTGGCCAGGACGCGCTTACCTACACCATCGTCGTCAGCAACGCCGGACCGAGCGATGATCCTGCGGTTTTGGTCACCGACGTCTTTCCTGCGGCGCTAACGGCCACATATACCAGCATCGCCTCAGGCGGCGCGTCGGGCAACACCGCTGCAGGTACAGGAGACCTATCCGAAACGCTCAGCATGCCTGCCGGCAGCTCAGTGACTTATACCGTGTCCGCGAGCATCAATCCGAGAGCGACCGGAACGCTCTCCAATACCGCCATCGCGACCGCGTCTGTCACTGACTCCGACGTCACGAATAACTCGGCGACCGATAATGACACGTTGTTGACACCAATGGCCGACCTGTCGATCGTGATGTCGGACAGCCCGGATCCTGTGGCCCCTGGCGGAACGCTGACCTATTCGTACAACGTCGTGAATAATGGACCTAGCGCGGCACAGGGTGCAACACTTTCGTTCTCACTGGATCCGGCTTTGACACCTTCGCGCTCCCCTTGGTCGGTTGGGGAGCCGATTGCGCCCGGTCAAGGCGCGTTTCTCGTCTTCACTTCTACAGTCGCTGTGGCTGCGACCGGGACGCTAACCAGTGGCGTCACTGTCTCGTCATCGACGCCCGACCCGGATACGAGCAACAACTCCGACTTAGGGATCACTCAGGTTGGCGGGTTGGACTATGGTGACGCACCGACAGGTGGCGTCATTGGGTCACCACCCGACAGCTATCCAACCTTGATCGCTCAAAATGGAGCTCGCCACGTAATCGTTCCAGGAGCCCCCGTCCTTGGTGCCGGCATCGACAAAGAAGCCGACGCCCAGCCCAATGCAACCGCCACCGGAGACGACGCGGATGCCGAGGGTGACGACGAAGATGGCGTCGCGTTTGATTCCGATCTGATCGCCGGAGCCCTTGCCGATATCACCGTCACGGCCAGTGCCGCTGGCGGATTGCTCAATGCGTTTGTCGACTTCAATGCCGATGGCGATTGGGCCGATGCGGGCGAACAAATCTTTACTGACCAGCCCTTGGCCGCCGGCGCAAACTCGCTCTCCTTTACCGTGCCCGCCGATGCGATGCCAACCGGGACCTTTGCTCGATTCCGAATCGACACCGGGGGCGGATTGTCTTATGACGGGCAGGCAGCGGACGGTGAAGTCGAAGACTATGCCGTCGAGATTCAGATACGCACGGTTGATTTGCAGGTCAGCACCACTGCGGGCAGCGAAGCGGGCCAGACCCAGATCACGGTTACGGCGAAAGCCGATGGTCCCGTCATCGGCAATCAAACGGTTGACATAGCCGTTACAGGCACCGATATCGAGCTAAGCGATTACACACTATCAGGAACTCAGATCCAGATCGCCGATGGCGAGACCGAGGGCAGTGTCACGTTCACCGTTCTAAACGACGATCTTGTTGAAGCGGCGGAAACCGCCACGTTGACGATCTCGGGACCATCGACCGGGATTCAATTGGGTGCCACGACGTCAACCGACATTGTTATCGCCGACAACGATTATGCCACGCTGTCGATCGATGACGCGGAGATTCTTGAAGGCAACAGCGGGGAAACGTTGATGCAATTCACCGTCACGCTCAACGGTCAATTGTCGACAACGATCAGTCCCGGATTCGAAACGATCGATGGATCGGCAAGTGGTGGTCATGTACCAAGCGTCGATTATCAAGATGCCAACAGCCATCTTAGCTTCAGTCCTTCGACCGCCACGACACAAACCAAGACGATCACAATCAAGATCAACGGCGATACGGAGATCGAACCGGACGAAACGTTTGACGTGGAATTGTCGCCGCTAGACAATTCTTCCGGCTTGGACATTCGCGTCGTCCCTGGTAAAGGTCGCGCGACCGGAACGATTCTCAATGACGACGTGCCCCTGGGGCCTCAACTGTTCTTCAAGCAGGTGCTCGACGAGCGTGTCTGGTTGGGCGTCAATGACATCTCGCCCGACGGCATCATCGTCTTCGCGTGGGGGACCGAAACCGGCGAGACCTACCTGCCTCAGTATGGAGTCACGCTGGGCATTGCCAATGCGACACTTATTTCATTGGCCGAAGGGGGCGCCGACGGCACGACGTCGGGAATCATTCCGATTCCCTTTACCCCCGAAGGTCAAGCTTACCTGTTCCAAGCCTTTGAGATGGCTCCCAATCCGCAGGTAACCAACGTCTTGCCGCTGAACATCGCCGGTTCGCCGGTGGCCGTGATGTCGAACAACGCCGCTCCAGAACCGATCGCGGAACTCCCCAACTTCACCGCAACGGTCGGGAAGCCCTTCGAATTCGATATCGCCGACGATCCCTTCGTCGATCCCGATTCGGAAACGCCGTTGTTCTACAACGCCCGTCAAACCGATGGAGCGCCGCTACCCGAATGGCTCGACTTTGATCCGGCGAACCTCTCGTTCCACAGCCACGCGATCCCGGAATCGGGCCAATGGTCGATCACGGTTACCGCAACGGATCGCGGCACCCCGGTTCAATTCACCAGCACCACGTTTGTGTTGCGTGCCATTGCCGATCGGAGCGTTTGGCAAAACCGTTCGGAAGCTGTCGATGTCAATGGCGATGGCAACACGACGCCCGTCGATGCCTTGATCGTCCTGAATCACTTGAACTCCGTGGACGATCCCTCGCTTTCGGCGCAGCGTGCCGACGGCGAATTCCAGATCGACGTCAACGGCGACCATCAGGTGACTCCTATCGATGCCTTGCGTGTCCTCAATTGGTTGAATCAGTCGGCCGCGGCTTCCAACGTATTGGTGGCACCGTCGGGAGAGTATCACGGCGACGAAGAGGAGCATGCAGAATCGGCGAACTTGAACGATGCCGCGTTTGCAAACGCACCAAAGATTGGCTCCCTTGACAGTTTTTCGGTTACCACGGCGTTTTCCCAAACGCACGACGGAGCGAACGTCGACGAAGTCAATGACCAAGACGACCAGCAGGAGAGCAAAGAGGAATACGAGGAACGCGTCGATAAGATTTTCGCCGACGTTTTCTAG
- a CDS encoding sulfatase family protein: protein MCVDSIIRVIALFLLSTATAFAAERPPNVVLIFADDLGYGDLGCYGATKVQTPNIDRLAAEGRRFTDAHSVSAVCTPSRYALLTGQYPVRAGGKGVWGPAPINSPLIVDTEKTTIADVFKTSGYDTAAIGKWHLGFGEGTNHWQGRLRPGPQDLGFDYYFGMPVVNSAPPYVYVENDRIVGSDPNDPLVYLGKNAQGTTPITPIPPEAAQRTANLFGGAKEAHQRFNDYQVGTTLARKSVQWINNRQDRPFFLYLATTNIHHPFTPAQRFQGTSQCGLYGDFIHELDWIVGEVLGCLEDNGLRDDTLVIFTSDNGGMFNRGGQAAFHAGHRPNGDLLGFKFGVWEGGHRVPMIVRWPGKVKAGTTSKQLIGNVDMLATFAALTHQTLDNVQRADSVNMLPAMLDDPDAPIRDHLLLAPHKGTHLSIRKGRWMYIPGKGSGGFGGRKPGVHTFAGPAAASFVGAVNSDIQNGKIKPEAPAAQLYDLDADVHQTQNLHDEHPEVVAQLKALLDAYQPKSD from the coding sequence ATGTGTGTCGATTCCATCATTCGAGTTATCGCCCTGTTCCTGCTATCGACGGCGACGGCGTTTGCCGCGGAAAGGCCCCCCAACGTTGTTCTGATCTTCGCCGACGATCTCGGCTACGGTGACCTTGGATGTTACGGCGCCACGAAAGTGCAAACGCCCAATATCGACAGGCTGGCAGCCGAAGGACGTCGGTTTACGGATGCCCATTCGGTGTCGGCGGTTTGCACACCGTCGCGTTACGCGTTGCTGACCGGGCAATATCCAGTGCGGGCCGGAGGCAAAGGCGTGTGGGGACCGGCACCGATCAATTCGCCCCTGATTGTCGACACCGAGAAGACGACGATTGCTGATGTCTTCAAAACCAGCGGTTACGACACCGCCGCGATTGGAAAATGGCACTTGGGATTTGGCGAGGGGACGAATCACTGGCAGGGTCGACTGCGTCCCGGACCGCAGGATCTCGGCTTTGACTACTACTTTGGCATGCCAGTGGTCAACAGCGCGCCCCCCTATGTCTATGTGGAAAACGATCGCATCGTCGGCAGCGACCCCAACGATCCGTTGGTCTATCTTGGCAAGAACGCGCAGGGGACCACCCCGATCACTCCGATTCCGCCCGAAGCCGCACAGCGTACCGCCAATCTGTTTGGTGGAGCCAAAGAAGCGCACCAACGGTTCAACGATTATCAGGTCGGAACCACGCTCGCACGAAAATCGGTCCAATGGATCAACAACCGCCAAGACCGCCCTTTCTTTCTCTACTTGGCGACCACCAACATCCACCATCCGTTCACGCCGGCCCAACGATTTCAGGGAACCAGCCAGTGTGGACTCTACGGCGACTTTATCCACGAACTCGATTGGATCGTCGGCGAAGTTCTTGGGTGCCTGGAAGACAACGGGCTGCGCGACGACACGCTGGTGATTTTCACCAGCGATAATGGCGGCATGTTCAATCGCGGTGGACAGGCCGCGTTCCACGCCGGGCATCGACCCAATGGCGATCTGCTGGGATTCAAGTTTGGCGTTTGGGAAGGCGGTCACCGCGTGCCGATGATCGTTCGTTGGCCAGGTAAGGTGAAGGCCGGAACCACGTCGAAACAATTGATCGGCAACGTCGACATGCTTGCGACGTTTGCTGCATTAACGCATCAGACGCTGGACAACGTTCAGCGGGCCGACAGCGTCAACATGCTTCCTGCGATGTTGGACGATCCCGATGCCCCGATACGCGACCATCTGCTCCTGGCTCCGCACAAGGGGACGCACCTGTCGATACGCAAAGGCAGGTGGATGTATATTCCCGGAAAAGGGAGCGGCGGGTTTGGTGGCAGAAAGCCAGGCGTTCACACTTTCGCCGGCCCCGCTGCGGCCAGCTTCGTAGGCGCCGTCAACAGCGACATTCAAAATGGCAAGATCAAGCCGGAGGCACCCGCTGCGCAGCTTTACGACCTGGACGCCGATGTCCATCAAACGCAGAACCTCCACGACGAACATCCCGAAGTGGTCGCGCAGCTGAAGGCGTTGCTGGATGCGTACCAACCAAAATCCGACTAA
- a CDS encoding sulfatase family protein produces the protein MWVFLLPLVASIAAAESEPSRPNIVVVMADDMGWGDSATYGHPQIQTPHLDKLAAEGVKFTQCYSACGVCSPSRSAILTGRTPYRNGVYRHLSGNHAAHLRASEITYPKLLKSIGYATCHVGKWHLASKPQFNTADYPQPGDHGYDYWMATHNNAEPSHKNPRNFVRNGEPVGELQGYSAPLVASEAARWLSDLRDKSKPFVLSVWFHEPHSPIATDPQFRKLYDGHENATYMGNITQLDHALGIVLQALDQEGVRDNTLVIFTSDNGPVARFGGTTGGLRGGKRSDHEGGIRVPGVARWPGHIEPGTVSDVAVIGTDIFATVLDITGVPLPKDRTIDGVSMVPAFKGEPVERKIPLFWRTHVSPPADRVALRIGDWKLVGDETLTKFQLFEIQKDWKEEHDLAASMPEKTEQMKQRMLEVWRGIEAEGPDHWWKNERQQPTRGGKVNY, from the coding sequence ATGTGGGTGTTTCTTTTGCCGCTTGTCGCTTCAATCGCTGCCGCTGAATCCGAGCCATCCCGCCCCAACATTGTGGTCGTTATGGCGGACGATATGGGCTGGGGAGATTCCGCGACGTACGGTCACCCGCAGATACAAACACCCCATCTCGACAAGTTGGCAGCGGAAGGCGTGAAATTCACTCAGTGCTATTCTGCCTGCGGCGTCTGTTCACCGTCGCGTTCTGCGATCCTGACCGGCCGGACTCCTTATCGCAACGGGGTCTATCGGCATCTGTCGGGGAACCACGCCGCTCATTTGCGAGCGAGTGAGATCACGTATCCGAAACTACTGAAATCGATCGGTTACGCAACCTGCCATGTCGGCAAATGGCATCTCGCATCGAAGCCCCAATTCAACACCGCGGACTATCCACAACCTGGCGATCACGGTTACGACTATTGGATGGCAACCCACAACAATGCGGAACCGAGCCACAAGAACCCACGCAACTTCGTCCGCAATGGTGAACCAGTCGGTGAACTTCAAGGCTATTCCGCGCCGTTGGTTGCCAGCGAAGCTGCGCGTTGGTTGAGTGATTTACGAGACAAGTCGAAGCCGTTCGTATTGTCGGTCTGGTTCCATGAACCGCACTCCCCGATCGCGACCGATCCGCAGTTTCGCAAGTTGTATGATGGGCACGAGAACGCAACCTACATGGGCAATATCACTCAGCTCGATCACGCACTTGGGATCGTGTTGCAGGCATTGGATCAGGAAGGTGTTCGCGACAACACCTTGGTGATCTTTACATCGGACAATGGGCCGGTCGCCAGGTTCGGCGGGACGACGGGCGGTTTGCGCGGCGGTAAACGTAGCGATCATGAAGGTGGAATCCGTGTGCCCGGTGTCGCCCGTTGGCCGGGACACATCGAACCGGGAACCGTTAGCGACGTGGCGGTGATCGGAACCGATATTTTCGCCACCGTGCTGGATATCACCGGCGTTCCGCTTCCCAAGGACCGCACCATCGATGGCGTCAGCATGGTGCCTGCATTTAAGGGAGAACCGGTCGAACGAAAGATACCGCTGTTCTGGCGAACCCACGTCTCGCCACCGGCAGATCGCGTCGCCCTTCGGATCGGCGACTGGAAACTGGTCGGCGACGAAACGCTCACAAAATTCCAATTGTTTGAGATCCAGAAAGATTGGAAGGAAGAACACGATCTCGCCGCTTCCATGCCGGAGAAGACCGAACAGATGAAGCAGCGGATGTTAGAAGTCTGGAGGGGCATCGAAGCCGAAGGCCCCGACCACTGGTGGAAGAACGAACGGCAACAACCGACGCGAGGCGGAAAGGTGAACTATTGA